In Lentibacillus amyloliquefaciens, one DNA window encodes the following:
- the prmC gene encoding peptide chain release factor N(5)-glutamine methyltransferase — MKQHEVLRRASLFLEENNREPKMAELLLQHYLGVSRSKFFTMMNEEVPESVLNQFHHALTEHAETGVPFEHITGFASFYSRDFLVNEYTLIPRPETEELIAYVVQTASAEPMRIADIGTGSGIIAITLALELPQAIVYATDISKEALKLAEKNAARLGADITFLEGDYLEPLIDHKITTDLIISNPPYISPDEKMLLSDTVKNFDPKEALFAEDNGLAAYKAIIRRLRDTLNQNGGNVLFEIGHRQGSDVQGLLQTAIPEMDVSVIRDINGKQRIVHGFCDSLASDK; from the coding sequence ATGAAACAACATGAAGTCCTGCGACGGGCTTCTCTTTTTTTAGAAGAAAATAATCGAGAGCCAAAAATGGCCGAACTACTACTGCAGCATTATCTTGGCGTATCCCGGTCAAAATTTTTCACGATGATGAATGAGGAAGTGCCTGAAAGTGTGTTAAACCAATTTCACCATGCCCTCACTGAGCATGCGGAAACAGGTGTCCCATTTGAGCATATCACGGGCTTCGCATCGTTCTATAGCCGGGATTTTCTTGTGAATGAATATACGCTGATTCCCCGCCCTGAGACAGAAGAACTCATTGCGTACGTGGTGCAGACAGCCTCGGCTGAACCAATGAGGATCGCTGACATTGGAACGGGCAGCGGTATTATTGCTATAACGCTGGCACTTGAACTGCCACAAGCGATAGTCTATGCGACCGATATTTCCAAAGAAGCACTCAAGCTGGCAGAAAAAAATGCGGCGCGATTGGGTGCTGATATTACTTTTCTTGAAGGGGATTACCTGGAGCCGCTGATCGATCACAAGATTACGACAGATTTGATCATCTCCAACCCGCCATACATCAGCCCTGATGAAAAAATGCTGCTTTCCGATACAGTGAAAAATTTTGATCCCAAAGAGGCTCTTTTTGCAGAAGATAATGGCCTGGCTGCCTATAAAGCAATTATCAGGCGGCTCCGTGATACGCTAAACCAAAATGGCGGTAATGTATTGTTTGAAATCGGGCACCGGCAAGGAAGCGATGTGCAGGGTTTGTTGCAAACAGCGATACCGGAAATGGATGTTTCCGTTATCCGGGATATAAATGGCAAGCAACGAATAGTCCACGGCTTCTGTGACAGCCTGGCTTCGGATAAATGA
- a CDS encoding low molecular weight protein arginine phosphatase, translating to MKILFVCTGNTCRSPMAQALLKERHPEADVQSAGIFAASNQRPNDHAAAALKQDGITLETKSQPVSDGLLKWADLVLTMTTQHKQSLIIEHPDFQDKYYTLIEYVSNSDKQIWEELKQLYADYVEKRSQFIYKNRLKMDVNQLERKLNDHLQDDWEKIQKLKSSLVNYDISDPFGGDLSIYQKTKNELKNHIEALAKKIDST from the coding sequence ATGAAGATTTTGTTTGTATGTACAGGAAATACATGCCGAAGCCCGATGGCACAAGCATTGTTAAAAGAGAGGCACCCTGAAGCAGACGTGCAATCGGCGGGTATTTTTGCTGCGTCGAATCAACGTCCGAATGATCACGCAGCAGCTGCGTTGAAACAAGATGGGATTACTTTGGAGACAAAATCGCAACCGGTCAGCGACGGATTGCTGAAATGGGCAGACCTGGTTCTCACCATGACAACACAGCATAAACAGTCACTGATTATAGAGCATCCTGATTTCCAGGATAAGTATTACACATTAATTGAGTACGTATCCAACTCGGATAAACAGATTTGGGAAGAGTTAAAGCAGCTTTATGCTGATTATGTGGAAAAAAGATCACAATTCATTTATAAGAACCGGCTTAAAATGGATGTAAACCAACTTGAACGCAAATTGAATGACCATTTACAGGATGACTGGGAAAAAATTCAAAAACTCAAATCCAGTCTGGTCAATTATGATATTTCAGACCCGTTCGGCGGTGATTTGAGTATCTATCAAAAAACAAAGAACGAGCTGAAAAACCATATTGAAGCACTTGCCAAAAAGATTGATAGCACATGA
- a CDS encoding manganese efflux pump MntP family protein codes for MPTAHLGDIVSLMFMAIALGMDAFSVSLGMGMQKIRLKRIAIVGVIIGLFHMIMPFLGIVLGNFISSQIGGYATLAGGLLLVGIGAQMVFSSFNHESQRLAQPVGIGLVFFALSVSLDSFSVGLSLGLSEVQTVIALLLFGTASMALTWTGMILGRKMRGLLGVYSEMLGGSILCGFGLHILFG; via the coding sequence ATGCCGACTGCTCATTTAGGTGACATTGTATCATTAATGTTTATGGCAATTGCATTAGGGATGGATGCTTTTTCTGTCAGCCTCGGCATGGGAATGCAGAAGATCAGATTGAAGCGGATTGCCATTGTTGGTGTGATTATCGGGCTGTTTCATATGATCATGCCATTTCTCGGTATCGTGCTGGGCAATTTTATTTCTAGTCAAATCGGCGGCTATGCAACTCTCGCCGGTGGGCTCCTGCTTGTGGGAATCGGTGCTCAAATGGTTTTCTCCTCCTTTAACCACGAATCACAAAGGCTCGCGCAGCCCGTCGGAATCGGCTTGGTATTTTTCGCACTGAGTGTTAGTCTCGACAGCTTCTCAGTCGGTCTCAGCCTTGGTTTGTCGGAAGTACAAACGGTCATCGCTCTGTTGTTATTTGGAACAGCAAGTATGGCGCTGACATGGACAGGCATGATTTTGGGACGAAAAATGCGCGGTTTACTCGGCGTCTACAGTGAGATGCTAGGCGGCAGCATCCTCTGCGGGTTTGGCTTACATATATTATTTGGCTGA
- the prfA gene encoding peptide chain release factor 1 produces the protein MLERLQSLENRYDKLNELLSDPEVISDTTKLREYSKEQSDLEEVVQVYRTYQDVEQQLKDTKEMLEDESDDEMQDMAKAEIEELSEKKEELEERLKVLLLPKDPNDEKNVFMEVRGAAGGDEAALFAGDLYRMYAKYAEAHGWKIDVVEATSTGVGGYKEIIFMVNGTGAYSKLKYENGAHRVQRVPETESGGRIHTSTATVAVLPEAEDVEVDINEKDIRVDTFASSGPGGQSVNTTMSAVRLTHDPTGIVVSCQDEKSQIKNKEKAMKVLRARIYDKFQQEAQAEIDENRKSAVGTGDRSERIRTYNFPQTRVTDHRIGLTIQKLDQVMEGKLDEFIDALLMEEQAQKLEEIGE, from the coding sequence GTGTTAGAACGTCTGCAATCTTTGGAAAACCGTTATGATAAATTGAATGAATTACTCAGTGATCCTGAGGTAATAAGTGATACGACTAAACTGCGTGAGTATTCAAAGGAACAGTCCGATCTTGAAGAGGTCGTGCAGGTTTACCGCACGTATCAAGATGTTGAACAGCAATTAAAAGATACAAAAGAAATGCTTGAAGACGAATCAGATGATGAAATGCAGGACATGGCAAAAGCTGAGATTGAAGAGCTTTCCGAGAAAAAAGAGGAACTGGAGGAAAGACTTAAGGTTCTGCTCTTGCCTAAAGACCCAAATGATGAGAAAAACGTATTTATGGAAGTCCGCGGTGCAGCGGGCGGCGATGAAGCGGCGCTGTTTGCCGGTGATTTATACCGCATGTATGCAAAATATGCAGAAGCACATGGCTGGAAGATTGATGTCGTTGAGGCGACCTCAACCGGAGTCGGCGGATATAAAGAAATCATTTTCATGGTAAATGGCACTGGTGCTTATTCCAAACTGAAATATGAAAACGGGGCACACCGCGTTCAGCGTGTACCCGAAACTGAGTCCGGCGGCCGTATTCATACGTCAACTGCAACGGTAGCTGTTTTGCCTGAAGCGGAAGATGTGGAAGTGGACATCAATGAAAAAGATATTCGTGTTGATACATTTGCTTCAAGCGGTCCGGGCGGCCAAAGCGTCAACACGACCATGTCTGCTGTGAGGCTTACTCACGATCCGACCGGCATCGTCGTTTCCTGTCAGGATGAAAAGTCACAGATTAAAAATAAAGAAAAAGCGATGAAAGTGCTTCGGGCACGAATTTATGACAAATTCCAGCAAGAGGCGCAGGCAGAAATTGACGAGAACCGCAAATCAGCTGTTGGTACCGGTGACCGTTCGGAACGGATCCGCACGTATAATTTCCCGCAGACCCGTGTAACGGACCATCGCATCGGCCTGACGATTCAAAAACTTGATCAGGTCATGGAAGGCAAACTGGATGAGTTCATCGATGCCCTGCTGATGGAAGAGCAAGCGCAGAAACTCGAAGAAATTGGTGAATAA
- the upp gene encoding uracil phosphoribosyltransferase: MGKVHVLDHPLIQHKLTYIRDKHTGTKEFRELVDEVAMLMAFEITRNLPLQEKATETPVMEATTQVLAGKKIGLIPILRAGLGMVDGMLRLIPAARVGHVGLYRDPETFKPHEYYIKLPSDIEERELIVIDPMLATGGSANDAIHSLKKRGAKQIRLMCLVAAPEGVEVIQNEHPDVDIFLAALDEKLNDHGYIIPGLGDAGDRLYGTK; encoded by the coding sequence ATGGGAAAAGTACACGTACTGGATCATCCGTTAATTCAGCACAAATTAACGTACATACGCGATAAACATACCGGAACGAAGGAATTCCGCGAACTTGTCGATGAAGTTGCCATGCTGATGGCATTTGAAATCACACGCAACCTGCCGCTCCAGGAAAAGGCAACTGAAACGCCGGTAATGGAAGCAACTACTCAGGTACTTGCGGGCAAAAAAATTGGATTAATTCCGATTCTCCGGGCAGGACTTGGCATGGTTGACGGCATGCTGAGATTAATCCCCGCTGCACGTGTGGGTCACGTCGGTTTATACCGTGATCCGGAAACATTTAAGCCGCATGAATATTACATAAAATTGCCATCTGATATTGAAGAACGTGAATTGATCGTGATTGACCCGATGCTTGCAACAGGCGGCTCTGCTAATGATGCCATCCACTCGTTGAAAAAGCGCGGCGCAAAGCAAATCCGCCTGATGTGTCTGGTCGCTGCCCCGGAAGGCGTTGAAGTCATTCAAAACGAGCACCCAGATGTCGATATTTTCCTTGCTGCGCTTGATGAAAAATTGAACGATCATGGCTATATCATCCCCGGTTTGGGTGATGCCGGCGATCGTTTGTATGGTACCAAGTAA
- the wecB gene encoding non-hydrolyzing UDP-N-acetylglucosamine 2-epimerase, which yields MKRRIKVMTIFGTRPEAIKMAPLVLELKKRPDEFEPIVTVTAQHREMLDQVLDIFGIAPDFDLNIMKKKQSLAQITTRVLEGLDEVMKQTEPDIVLVHGDTTTTFAASLAAYYNQIALGHVEAGLRTWDKYSPYPEEMNRQLTGVMADLHFAPTEKSKQNLLDENKPSERIVVTGNTAIDALKTTVDDNYSSPILDETEDRRLLLVTAHRRENLGNNMEQMFRAIKRLVDTHEDIHVVYPVHLNPVVQKTAGGILGEDDRINLIEPLGVVDFHNFAARSHLILTDSGGVQEEAPSLGVPVLVLRDTTERPEGIEAGTLKLAGTDEENIFKLADELLSDAAVHDNMAKASNPYGDGEASGKIADAIQAYFNK from the coding sequence ATGAAAAGACGTATCAAAGTCATGACGATATTTGGCACGCGGCCGGAAGCGATTAAAATGGCCCCGCTCGTTCTGGAATTAAAAAAACGGCCTGATGAGTTTGAGCCGATTGTAACGGTAACTGCACAGCACCGGGAGATGCTCGACCAGGTTCTGGATATATTTGGTATTGCTCCCGACTTTGACTTGAACATCATGAAAAAGAAGCAATCGCTTGCTCAAATTACGACGCGTGTTCTGGAAGGTCTCGATGAGGTCATGAAGCAAACGGAGCCGGACATCGTACTTGTACATGGTGACACGACAACAACATTTGCGGCATCACTTGCTGCCTATTACAATCAAATTGCACTTGGTCATGTTGAAGCAGGCTTGCGTACATGGGATAAATATTCACCATATCCGGAAGAAATGAACCGTCAGCTGACAGGCGTGATGGCTGATCTCCATTTCGCTCCGACGGAAAAGTCGAAGCAGAATCTGCTGGATGAAAATAAACCGTCTGAAAGAATCGTGGTTACCGGAAACACTGCGATTGATGCATTGAAAACGACAGTGGACGATAATTATTCCAGCCCGATACTGGACGAAACAGAAGACAGACGTCTGCTGCTGGTGACGGCACATCGCCGGGAAAACCTGGGAAACAACATGGAGCAGATGTTCAGGGCCATCAAACGTCTTGTTGATACACATGAGGATATTCATGTTGTCTATCCGGTACATTTGAATCCGGTTGTGCAAAAGACTGCGGGCGGTATTTTAGGTGAGGATGACCGGATTAATTTGATAGAGCCCCTTGGCGTTGTTGATTTTCATAACTTTGCCGCCCGGTCCCATTTAATATTGACCGATTCAGGCGGCGTGCAGGAAGAAGCGCCATCGCTCGGAGTACCGGTTCTCGTCTTGCGTGACACAACCGAGCGCCCTGAAGGAATTGAGGCAGGCACACTTAAATTGGCCGGAACAGACGAAGAAAATATTTTCAAGCTTGCTGATGAACTATTAAGTGATGCCGCTGTCCATGACAACATGGCAAAAGCCTCCAATCCCTATGGTGATGGTGAAGCTTCAGGCAAAATTGCTGATGCTATCCAGGCATATTTTAATAAATAG
- a CDS encoding L-threonylcarbamoyladenylate synthase, which translates to MQTTRMFIDQESPTTEALREASALLRDGQTVAFPTETVYGLGADATSKEAVSGIFRAKGRPEDNPLIAHVATKKQLRSLVTSLPAAAEKLINKFTPGPLTLVLPSNGTCAENVTAGLSTIGVRIPDHPVAQALLKACDLPLAAPSANISGKPSPTTADHVWSDLQGKIAGLIDGGATGVGVESTVIDCTQEIPVILRPGGITKEQLEAEIGEVMVDPALASTTEEPKAPGMKYTHYAPDVPMWLVAGTPENIQAVIEKERSSKKRIGVMASIETAEKLDADRIITLGSDLREIAASLYDALRIFKNEDVDLILCESFPRTGIGQAIMNRLEKAAVEFVEV; encoded by the coding sequence ATGCAGACAACACGCATGTTTATTGATCAGGAAAGCCCAACAACAGAAGCGCTCCGTGAAGCGTCGGCACTATTACGGGATGGTCAAACAGTGGCTTTTCCGACTGAGACGGTTTATGGGCTCGGAGCAGATGCCACCAGTAAGGAAGCTGTATCAGGGATTTTTCGAGCAAAAGGCAGACCTGAAGATAATCCGCTAATCGCACATGTTGCCACAAAAAAACAGCTGAGAAGTCTGGTCACCTCACTTCCGGCAGCTGCTGAAAAGCTGATTAATAAGTTTACACCAGGGCCGTTGACACTGGTTTTGCCAAGCAATGGCACTTGTGCGGAAAACGTGACAGCAGGATTATCCACAATTGGGGTGAGAATACCTGATCATCCCGTTGCCCAGGCTTTATTGAAAGCGTGCGACCTGCCACTTGCAGCGCCGAGTGCCAATATTTCCGGAAAGCCTAGCCCGACAACGGCTGATCATGTCTGGTCAGATCTTCAGGGTAAAATTGCCGGACTGATTGATGGCGGTGCGACTGGCGTTGGTGTCGAGTCGACGGTCATTGATTGTACACAGGAAATACCGGTTATCCTTAGGCCGGGCGGTATTACAAAAGAACAGCTTGAAGCTGAAATCGGGGAAGTAATGGTTGATCCGGCATTGGCCAGCACAACGGAGGAGCCCAAAGCACCGGGCATGAAATATACGCACTATGCACCGGATGTTCCGATGTGGCTGGTAGCAGGAACTCCTGAAAATATTCAGGCTGTTATTGAAAAAGAGCGGAGCAGCAAGAAGCGAATCGGTGTGATGGCAAGTATAGAAACAGCGGAAAAACTCGATGCCGACCGGATCATAACGCTCGGCTCTGATTTACGGGAAATCGCTGCCTCCCTGTATGATGCTTTGCGTATTTTTAAAAATGAAGATGTTGATTTGATTTTATGTGAATCATTTCCACGGACCGGCATCGGGCAGGCGATTATGAATCGTCTGGAAAAAGCAGCTGTGGAATTTGTGGAGGTTTAG
- a CDS encoding TIGR01440 family protein, whose amino-acid sequence MDLQTQVMQDVKVISNEWRKSDYLNAGDVFVLGCSTSEVAGEKIGTAGSEELAAVLFDELTALQAETGIQIAFQCCEHLNRSLVVEKETMQEQGLTEVSAIPVPRAGGSMASFAYKNLKNPVVVESIKADSGLDIGETMIGMHLKPVAVPLRFNQRSIGNARASVARTRPKLIGGQRAVYDRETAENM is encoded by the coding sequence ATGGATCTCCAAACTCAAGTCATGCAGGATGTTAAAGTTATTTCCAATGAATGGCGGAAAAGTGACTATTTGAATGCAGGAGACGTATTTGTTCTTGGCTGCTCAACCAGTGAAGTGGCCGGTGAGAAAATTGGAACCGCCGGGAGTGAAGAACTAGCCGCTGTTCTTTTCGATGAATTGACAGCTCTACAAGCCGAAACAGGCATTCAGATCGCTTTTCAATGCTGTGAACATCTAAATCGCTCGCTGGTAGTGGAAAAGGAAACGATGCAGGAGCAGGGTCTGACGGAGGTTTCGGCTATTCCTGTACCGCGCGCCGGCGGATCGATGGCGTCATTTGCCTATAAAAATTTGAAAAACCCGGTCGTTGTTGAATCAATCAAAGCGGACAGCGGTCTTGACATTGGTGAAACTATGATCGGCATGCATTTGAAACCGGTTGCCGTCCCGCTCAGGTTCAACCAGCGCAGCATTGGCAATGCCCGGGCTTCTGTCGCGCGGACACGTCCGAAATTAATCGGCGGACAGCGGGCTGTGTACGACCGCGAAACAGCAGAAAATATGTGA
- the spoIIR gene encoding stage II sporulation protein R: MWKLAVSAIIIMIIVFAMPVKTISEEKGYSASSEIKVIPDEAIRLRILANSDSEKDQALKRKVRDEVNEVITGWVDQMTDINDARKLIEARIPKIRNIAGNVLKAENKEQTLEVEYGKNVTFPAKLYGSYMYPPGEYEAVLITLGEGKGSNWWCVLFPPLCFLDFSNGTSVAEAETADADEEPDEEQEEAEVKFFLFEWFS, encoded by the coding sequence ATGTGGAAGTTGGCAGTGTCAGCTATTATTATTATGATTATTGTTTTTGCTATGCCGGTTAAAACTATTAGCGAAGAAAAAGGATATAGTGCTTCATCCGAAATTAAGGTCATTCCGGATGAGGCGATTCGATTACGTATTTTAGCCAACAGTGATAGTGAGAAAGATCAGGCTTTGAAACGAAAAGTCCGGGATGAGGTTAATGAAGTCATTACCGGATGGGTGGACCAGATGACAGACATCAATGACGCACGCAAACTGATTGAAGCACGCATTCCGAAGATCAGGAACATCGCAGGCAATGTATTGAAAGCGGAAAATAAGGAGCAGACTTTAGAGGTTGAATACGGTAAAAATGTTACATTTCCAGCAAAGCTATACGGTTCTTATATGTATCCGCCCGGTGAATATGAAGCTGTATTGATAACGCTTGGTGAGGGCAAGGGGTCTAATTGGTGGTGTGTGTTGTTCCCGCCGCTCTGTTTTCTCGATTTTTCAAATGGCACCAGTGTGGCAGAAGCGGAAACAGCCGATGCCGATGAGGAGCCGGATGAAGAACAAGAGGAGGCTGAGGTTAAATTTTTTCTATTTGAATGGTTCAGCTAA
- the rpiB gene encoding ribose 5-phosphate isomerase B, whose protein sequence is MKVIITADHAGTTIRNEVKQLLDEMAIQYEDAGCSCEHSVDFPDYALPAAERVASGEFDRGIFICGTGIGMSIAANKVKGIRGALVSDVFSAKLTRQHNDSNVLAMGERVIGPGLAREIVKTWLETEFDGGRHETRIGKVTAYENNETSKAR, encoded by the coding sequence ATGAAGGTTATTATAACAGCAGACCATGCAGGCACGACGATACGGAATGAAGTGAAACAGTTGCTGGATGAGATGGCGATTCAATATGAGGATGCCGGATGTTCATGTGAGCATTCTGTGGACTTCCCGGATTATGCATTGCCTGCAGCAGAGCGGGTCGCAAGCGGTGAATTTGACCGCGGGATTTTTATTTGCGGAACGGGTATTGGTATGTCGATTGCTGCGAATAAGGTAAAAGGCATCCGAGGTGCTTTGGTCAGTGATGTGTTCAGCGCCAAGCTGACGCGTCAGCATAATGACTCAAATGTACTTGCGATGGGTGAGCGTGTTATCGGACCGGGACTCGCGCGTGAAATTGTCAAAACATGGCTGGAGACTGAATTCGATGGTGGCCGGCATGAAACTCGTATTGGAAAAGTGACCGCCTATGAAAATAACGAAACCAGCAAGGCCAGGTGA
- the glyA gene encoding serine hydroxymethyltransferase: protein MEHLKQTDYELYEAIEAEKTRQQENIELIASENFVSDAVMEAMGSVLTNKYAEGYPGKRYYGGCEHVDVAENLARDRAKELFGAGHANVQPHSGAQANMAVYFSVLDPGDTILGMNLNHGGHLTHGSPVNFSGKLYNVADYGVDEETEQLDYDAVLERAKEVRPKLIIAGASAYSREIDFAKFREIADEVGAYLLVDMAHIAGLVAAGLHQNPVDHADFVTSTTHKTLRGPRGGLILCSEENAKLIDKNVFPRMQGGPLMHVIAAKAVSFKEALTDEFKAYSNQVVQNAKALSEALIDEGLRVVSGGTENHLLLLDVTPLNLTGKVAEKALDDIGITANKNTIPFDAESPFVTSGMRIGTAAVTTRGFKESDMKEVASIMATVLKNHEDDNVLREAEERVKALNGKFPLYA from the coding sequence ATGGAACATTTAAAGCAGACCGATTACGAATTGTATGAAGCAATAGAGGCGGAGAAAACGCGCCAGCAGGAAAATATTGAACTGATTGCGTCTGAAAATTTCGTCTCCGATGCCGTTATGGAAGCGATGGGCTCGGTGCTTACCAATAAGTATGCTGAGGGCTACCCGGGCAAACGCTACTATGGAGGCTGTGAGCATGTCGATGTGGCAGAAAATCTGGCACGTGACCGGGCAAAAGAGCTATTCGGTGCTGGACACGCCAATGTCCAGCCGCATTCAGGCGCACAGGCGAATATGGCTGTCTATTTTTCCGTTTTGGATCCGGGCGACACCATTCTTGGCATGAATTTGAACCATGGCGGCCATTTAACACATGGCAGCCCGGTTAACTTCAGCGGAAAGCTTTACAATGTCGCGGATTATGGTGTCGATGAAGAAACGGAACAGCTTGACTACGACGCTGTTCTCGAGCGGGCTAAAGAAGTCCGTCCGAAATTGATCATTGCCGGTGCCAGCGCCTATTCACGTGAAATTGATTTTGCCAAATTCCGTGAAATTGCCGATGAAGTCGGTGCGTATTTGCTGGTTGATATGGCACATATTGCCGGGCTTGTTGCTGCCGGACTTCACCAAAATCCGGTAGACCATGCTGATTTTGTGACGTCAACAACCCATAAAACATTGCGAGGCCCGCGCGGCGGTTTAATTTTATGCAGTGAAGAAAATGCAAAGCTCATTGATAAAAATGTCTTCCCGCGCATGCAGGGTGGTCCTTTGATGCACGTCATCGCTGCTAAAGCCGTTTCTTTTAAGGAAGCACTGACTGATGAGTTCAAGGCGTATTCGAATCAGGTTGTCCAAAACGCCAAAGCATTGAGTGAAGCGCTGATTGATGAAGGACTTCGCGTTGTGTCGGGCGGCACGGAAAACCATTTACTGTTGCTTGATGTTACCCCGCTTAATCTGACGGGTAAAGTTGCGGAGAAAGCTTTGGATGATATTGGCATCACCGCCAACAAAAATACGATTCCTTTTGATGCCGAGAGCCCGTTTGTCACCAGTGGTATGCGCATCGGCACGGCTGCTGTAACCACACGCGGGTTCAAGGAATCGGACATGAAAGAAGTTGCTTCGATTATGGCAACTGTTTTGAAAAACCATGAAGATGATAACGTGTTGCGCGAAGCAGAAGAACGCGTGAAAGCACTGAACGGCAAATTTCCGCTATATGCGTAA